A single region of the Denticeps clupeoides chromosome 18, fDenClu1.1, whole genome shotgun sequence genome encodes:
- the LOC114767770 gene encoding signal recognition particle subunit SRP72-like, giving the protein MSFNVDVDELENSHGATYIRKKAAKVVGENPPKDQGHVDVKKKRKKKKGKLPKNYDPKSTPDPERWLPMRERSYYRGRKKGKKKEQVGKGTQGTTSAASAELDASKTASSPPTSPRPGSGSAPASVAVGNVVPPRQQKPAPSTRKKQPQKKKKGGKGGW; this is encoded by the exons ATGTCCTTCAACGTGGACGTGGACGAGCTGGAGAACTCTCACGGCGCCACGTACATCAGGAAGAAGGCCGCCAAAGTGGTGGGGGAGAATCCCCCCAAAGATCAAGG CCACGTGGATGtcaaaaagaagaggaagaagaagaaag GTAAATTACCCAAAAACTACGACCCCAAGTCCACCCCGGACCCCGAGCGCTGGCTGCCCATGAGGGAGCGTTCGTACTACCGCGGCAGGAAGAAGGGCAAGAAGAAGGAGCAAgttgggaaggggacgcaggggacGACGTCGGCCGCGTCCGCAGAGCT GGACGCCAGCAAGACGGCCAGCAGTCCCCCCACGTCCCCCAGACCGGGCTCAGGGTCGGCCCCAGCCTCAGTCGCCGTCGGCAACGTGGTGCCGCCCCGGCAACAGAAACCGGCGCCCTCTACCCGCAAGAAGCaaccacagaagaagaagaaaggagggaAGGGAGGCTGGTAG